A window from Ostrinia nubilalis chromosome 13, ilOstNubi1.1, whole genome shotgun sequence encodes these proteins:
- the LOC135077660 gene encoding uncharacterized protein LOC135077660 isoform X2: MSYSKNNHKSSDRTRTDTQATERNEDEGEVITCNPTESCTYAVTVSKKPSSSGEEANCWTSLCSGQKSFISIHSTDQLCQVADVENPSNLEECNVEVLSLNEVFPSTSEESLSNEDDSPVQRKQKNKNRIQKSQSENAAKSGYVPTNSKSSTMSGRQKDSVDGQPSVYSDYDIPKNTMYVVGSNPGEPKMSYQDPPKKISKTMKKFLRNIDKHKNEQNSKSSEKAISKLTTMRGILKDGRCVPECTGDSVQGAEEYAAAEDLSLPFSMDFSPQTNYSKQNPDKNVTFNTQVVIIHFSGDLCVGQSVETLSKEKDQQARNSELRKTFLTKYNEFWPTQK; encoded by the exons ATGTCATACTCGAAGAATAACCACAAATCATCCGATAGAACTAGAACAGATACGCAGGCCACCGAAAGAAATGAGGACGAAG GGGAAGTTATAACTTGTAATCCAACAGAAAGCTGCACATATGCCG TGACAGTATCAAAGAAACCATCGTCTTCTGGCGAAGAAGCCAACTGTTGGACCTCGTTGTGTTCCGGGCAAAAGTCTTTCATCAGTATTCATTCAACCGATCAGCTGTGTCAAGTGGCAGATGTAGAAAACCCTTCGAACCTTGAGGAGTGTAATGTTGAAGTCCTTAGCCTCAACGAGGTCTTCCCATCGACTTCAGAGGAGAGTTTGTCTAACGAGGACGATTCCCCGGTGCAAAggaagcaaaaaaacaaaaacagaatTCAAAAGAGTCAGTCGGAAAATGCCGCGAAATCTGGCTACGTACCCACGAATAGCAAGTCGTCGACAATGTCTGGAAGGCAGAAAGACTCAGTGGATGGGCAACCATCTGTGTACTCCGACTACGATATCCCGAAGAATACGATGTACGTCGTCGGAAGCAACCCGGGCGAGCCGAAAATGTCGTATCAAGATCCgccgaaaaaaatatctaaaacg ATGAAGAAGTTCCTACGCAACATCGACAAGCACAAGAATGAGCAGAATAGCAAGAGCAGCGAGAAAGCGATCAGCAAATTGACCACCATGCGTGGCATCCTCAAAGATGGCCGCTGCGTGCCCGAGTGTACCGGCGACTCCGTACAGGGCGCAGAGGAATATGCCGCGG CCGAAGACCTCTCGCTGCCGTTCTCGATGGATTTCAGTCCTCAAACGAACTACTCAAAGCAGAATCCTGACAAAAACGTGACGTTCAACACCCAAGTGGTCATAATACACTTCAGCGGCGACCTATGCGTAGGCCAGAGCGTCGAGACACTCAGCAAGGAGAAGGACCAGCAAGCGAGGAACTCTGAGCTAAGGAAAACATTCCTCACCAAATACAACGAGTTTTGGCCCACACAGAAATAG
- the LOC135077660 gene encoding uncharacterized protein LOC135077660 isoform X1: MSYSKNNHKSSDRTRTDTQATERNEDEGEVITCNPTESCTYAVTVSKKPSSSGEEANCWTSLCSGQKSFISIHSTDQLCQVADVENPSNLEECNVEVLSLNEVFPSTSEESLSNEDDSPVQRKQKNKNRIQKSQSENAAKSGYVPTNSKSSTMSGRQKDSVDGQPSVYSDYDIPKNTMYVVGSNPGEPKMSYQDPPKKISKTMKKFLRNIDKHKNEQNSKSSEKAISKLTTMRGILKDGRCVPECTGDSVQGAEEYAAGVLPEDLSLPFSMDFSPQTNYSKQNPDKNVTFNTQVVIIHFSGDLCVGQSVETLSKEKDQQARNSELRKTFLTKYNEFWPTQK, translated from the exons ATGTCATACTCGAAGAATAACCACAAATCATCCGATAGAACTAGAACAGATACGCAGGCCACCGAAAGAAATGAGGACGAAG GGGAAGTTATAACTTGTAATCCAACAGAAAGCTGCACATATGCCG TGACAGTATCAAAGAAACCATCGTCTTCTGGCGAAGAAGCCAACTGTTGGACCTCGTTGTGTTCCGGGCAAAAGTCTTTCATCAGTATTCATTCAACCGATCAGCTGTGTCAAGTGGCAGATGTAGAAAACCCTTCGAACCTTGAGGAGTGTAATGTTGAAGTCCTTAGCCTCAACGAGGTCTTCCCATCGACTTCAGAGGAGAGTTTGTCTAACGAGGACGATTCCCCGGTGCAAAggaagcaaaaaaacaaaaacagaatTCAAAAGAGTCAGTCGGAAAATGCCGCGAAATCTGGCTACGTACCCACGAATAGCAAGTCGTCGACAATGTCTGGAAGGCAGAAAGACTCAGTGGATGGGCAACCATCTGTGTACTCCGACTACGATATCCCGAAGAATACGATGTACGTCGTCGGAAGCAACCCGGGCGAGCCGAAAATGTCGTATCAAGATCCgccgaaaaaaatatctaaaacg ATGAAGAAGTTCCTACGCAACATCGACAAGCACAAGAATGAGCAGAATAGCAAGAGCAGCGAGAAAGCGATCAGCAAATTGACCACCATGCGTGGCATCCTCAAAGATGGCCGCTGCGTGCCCGAGTGTACCGGCGACTCCGTACAGGGCGCAGAGGAATATGCCGCGGGTGTGCTAC CCGAAGACCTCTCGCTGCCGTTCTCGATGGATTTCAGTCCTCAAACGAACTACTCAAAGCAGAATCCTGACAAAAACGTGACGTTCAACACCCAAGTGGTCATAATACACTTCAGCGGCGACCTATGCGTAGGCCAGAGCGTCGAGACACTCAGCAAGGAGAAGGACCAGCAAGCGAGGAACTCTGAGCTAAGGAAAACATTCCTCACCAAATACAACGAGTTTTGGCCCACACAGAAATAG